One window from the genome of Calliopsis andreniformis isolate RMS-2024a chromosome 12, iyCalAndr_principal, whole genome shotgun sequence encodes:
- the Hk gene encoding potassium voltage-gated channel subfamily A regulatory beta subunit hyperkinetic isoform X2 yields the protein MSRLMLCNLGNTSAAGNDTNNNANTNSSMEDEDYYPLPTIYRCRAPIASLDCMEEFNGGSGGGGGGGGAGAGGGGAGAGGGGGGGGVGGGGGGGGGGGVDTGVHCSNTAGTKEQLLTNCIAAQAQRLQHPSPGIRYRNLGKSGLRVSNVGLGTWTTFGIGGCSSEEAAEAVVALAYDSGINVFDLSEAHSGHRAEIQFGRILLRRAWNRSSYVVTTKIYWNTKAEGRGLSRKHIIESVQASLVRLQLSYIDIVMIHKVDPMCPMEEIVRAMNYVISKGWVMYWGTSRWTPVEIMEAYSNCRQFNCVTPIVEQAEYHLFYREKPELYMPELYNKIGVGLMTWSTVTIGMVSAKPEDYGVSFLSRSSYKNKYSSFSWTEDETQSLYKEEYGWKEKSADDETRKYSDKLRDVCALAERLGCSFGQLAIAWSLKNESVQCLLLGASNIDQLYESLQSLQLIPKLNANIMNEIERILDNKPSRPPMISTLALR from the exons ATGTCTCGCTTAATGCTGTGCAATCTTGGCAATACCTCCGCAGCTGGAAATGATACGAATAACAACGCTAATACGAACAGTAGCATGGAAGATGAAGATTATTATCCGCTGCCAACTATTTATCG CTGCCGTGCACCTATAGCAAGTCTGGATTGTATGGAAGAATTCAACGGTGGtagcggtggtggtggtggtggtggtggtgctggtgctggtggtggtggtgctggtgctggtggtggtggtggcggtgGTGGCGTCGGTGGCGGTGGCGGCGGCGGTGGTGGCGGTGGCGTGGATACTGGTGTGCATTGCAGCAATACTGCTGGAACGAAGGAACAGCTACTGACTAACTGCATTGCCGCACAAGCGCAACGCTTACAGCATCCTTCGCCAGGTATTCGCTACCGCAACTTGGGCAAAAGCGGTCTACGTGTTTCCAATGTTGGATTAG GTACATGGACGACTTTCGGCATAGGAGGTTGCAGTAGCGAGGAAGCAGCCGAGGCTGTAGTCGCCCTTGCCTACGATAGTGGAATAAACGTGTTCGATCTGAGCGAAGCCCACAGTGGTCACAGAGCGGAAATCCAGTTTGGACGAATTTTATTACGACGTGCTTGGAATCGTTCGAGCTACGTCGTTACCACCAAGATATATTGGAACACCAA AGCGGAGGGTCGTGGATTATCGCGCAAGCACATCATTGAATCGGTGCAAGCGTCTTTGGTTAGGCTGCAACTCTCCTATATCGACATAGTAATGATTCACAAAGTCGATCCAATGTGCCCAATGGAAG aAATAGTACGCGCTATGAATTACGTGATAAGCAAAGGATGGGTAATGTACTGGGGAACATCTCGATGGACTCCTGTCGAGATTATGGAAGCTTACTCGAATTGTCGTCAATTTAACTGTGTCACACCGATTGTAGAACAAGCCGAGTATCACTTATTTTACAGGGAAAAGCCAGAACTTTATATGCCGGAGTTGTACAACAAAATTG GAGTTGGTCTGATGACATGGTCAACGGTTACCATTGGCATGGTTTCTGCGAAACCGGAAGACTATGGAGTCTCTTTTTTATCGAGATCGTCTTACAAG AATAAATATTCGTCGTTCAGTTGGACGGAGGATGAAACGCAGTCCTTGTACAAAGAG GAATATGGCTGGAAAGAGAAATCTGCAGATGACGAGACACGAAAATATTCGGACAAATTGCGAGACGTTTGTGCTCTCGCCGAACGACTCGGTTGCTCTTTTGGACAACTAGCCATTGCATGGTCCCTAAAGAATGAAAGTGTTCAGTGCCTTCTCCTCGGTGCATCAAATATAGATCAACTGTACGAGAGTCTGCAAAGCTTGCAG CTAATTCCAAAATTGAATGCTAACATAATGAACGAAATCGAAAGAATTCTTGACAACAAACCCTCACGACCTCCGATGATCTCCACCTTGGCACTCAGATGA
- the Hk gene encoding potassium voltage-gated channel subfamily A regulatory beta subunit hyperkinetic isoform X1 — MSRLMLCNLGNTSAAGNDTNNNANTNSSMEDEDYYPLPTIYRCRAPIASLDCMEEFNGGSGGGGGGGGAGAGGGGAGAGGGGGGGGVGGGGGGGGGGGVDTGVHCSNTAGTKEQLLTNCIAAQAQRLQHPSPGIRYRNLGKSGLRVSNVGLGTWTTFGIGGCSSEEAAEAVVALAYDSGINVFDLSEAHSGHRAEIQFGRILLRRAWNRSSYVVTTKIYWNTKAEGRGLSRKHIIESVQASLVRLQLSYIDIVMIHKVDPMCPMEEIVRAMNYVISKGWVMYWGTSRWTPVEIMEAYSNCRQFNCVTPIVEQAEYHLFYREKPELYMPELYNKIGVGLMTWSTVTIGMVSAKPEDYGVSFLSRSSYKNKYSSFSWTEDETQSLYKEQEYGWKEKSADDETRKYSDKLRDVCALAERLGCSFGQLAIAWSLKNESVQCLLLGASNIDQLYESLQSLQLIPKLNANIMNEIERILDNKPSRPPMISTLALR, encoded by the exons ATGTCTCGCTTAATGCTGTGCAATCTTGGCAATACCTCCGCAGCTGGAAATGATACGAATAACAACGCTAATACGAACAGTAGCATGGAAGATGAAGATTATTATCCGCTGCCAACTATTTATCG CTGCCGTGCACCTATAGCAAGTCTGGATTGTATGGAAGAATTCAACGGTGGtagcggtggtggtggtggtggtggtggtgctggtgctggtggtggtggtgctggtgctggtggtggtggtggcggtgGTGGCGTCGGTGGCGGTGGCGGCGGCGGTGGTGGCGGTGGCGTGGATACTGGTGTGCATTGCAGCAATACTGCTGGAACGAAGGAACAGCTACTGACTAACTGCATTGCCGCACAAGCGCAACGCTTACAGCATCCTTCGCCAGGTATTCGCTACCGCAACTTGGGCAAAAGCGGTCTACGTGTTTCCAATGTTGGATTAG GTACATGGACGACTTTCGGCATAGGAGGTTGCAGTAGCGAGGAAGCAGCCGAGGCTGTAGTCGCCCTTGCCTACGATAGTGGAATAAACGTGTTCGATCTGAGCGAAGCCCACAGTGGTCACAGAGCGGAAATCCAGTTTGGACGAATTTTATTACGACGTGCTTGGAATCGTTCGAGCTACGTCGTTACCACCAAGATATATTGGAACACCAA AGCGGAGGGTCGTGGATTATCGCGCAAGCACATCATTGAATCGGTGCAAGCGTCTTTGGTTAGGCTGCAACTCTCCTATATCGACATAGTAATGATTCACAAAGTCGATCCAATGTGCCCAATGGAAG aAATAGTACGCGCTATGAATTACGTGATAAGCAAAGGATGGGTAATGTACTGGGGAACATCTCGATGGACTCCTGTCGAGATTATGGAAGCTTACTCGAATTGTCGTCAATTTAACTGTGTCACACCGATTGTAGAACAAGCCGAGTATCACTTATTTTACAGGGAAAAGCCAGAACTTTATATGCCGGAGTTGTACAACAAAATTG GAGTTGGTCTGATGACATGGTCAACGGTTACCATTGGCATGGTTTCTGCGAAACCGGAAGACTATGGAGTCTCTTTTTTATCGAGATCGTCTTACAAG AATAAATATTCGTCGTTCAGTTGGACGGAGGATGAAACGCAGTCCTTGTACAAAGAG CAGGAATATGGCTGGAAAGAGAAATCTGCAGATGACGAGACACGAAAATATTCGGACAAATTGCGAGACGTTTGTGCTCTCGCCGAACGACTCGGTTGCTCTTTTGGACAACTAGCCATTGCATGGTCCCTAAAGAATGAAAGTGTTCAGTGCCTTCTCCTCGGTGCATCAAATATAGATCAACTGTACGAGAGTCTGCAAAGCTTGCAG CTAATTCCAAAATTGAATGCTAACATAATGAACGAAATCGAAAGAATTCTTGACAACAAACCCTCACGACCTCCGATGATCTCCACCTTGGCACTCAGATGA